In Rhinatrema bivittatum chromosome 1, aRhiBiv1.1, whole genome shotgun sequence, a single genomic region encodes these proteins:
- the PQBP1 gene encoding polyglutamine-binding protein 1 encodes MPLPLALQARLAKRGILKHVEAEPEEEIIAEDYDDNHIDYEGTRIENLPPNWYKVFDPICGLPYYWNVETELVSWLSPNDPNAIITKAAKKLKEFEERPERPERPERPERPERPERPERPERPERPERPERPERPERPERPERPERPERPERLERPERPERLERPERPERPERLERFERLERLERPERPERLERLERPERPERLERSYEKPQREEVRERRIHRREEAAPYPKGKKGSRKDEELDPMDPSAYSDAPRGTWSTGLPKRNEAKTGADTTAAGPLFQQRPYPSPGAVLRANAEASRAKQQE; translated from the exons ATGCCCCTTCCACTGGCTCTCCAAGCCCGCCTGGCCAAGAGAGGGATCCTCAAACATGTGGAAGCTG AGCCCGAGGAAGAGATCATAGCCGAAGACTACGATGACAACCATATAGATTATGAGGGCACCCGCATTGAGAATCTGCCCCCAAACTGGTACAAGGTCTTCGACCCCATCTG TGGGCTTCCTTATTACTGGAATGTGGAAACTGAGCTGGTCTCTTGGCTATCCCCTAATGACCCCAATGCAATTATCACCAAAGCAGCAAAGAAATTAAAAG AGTTCGAGGAGAGGCCAGAGCGACCGGAGAGGCCTGAACGACCAGAGCGACCGGAGAGGCCTGAACGACCAGAGCGACCGGAGAGGCCTGAGCGACCGGAGCGACCAGAGAGGCCTGAGCGACCAGAGAGGCCTGAGCGACCGGAGAGGCCTGAACGACCGGAGCGACCAGAGAGGCTGGAGCGGCCGGAGCGACCAGAGAGGCTGGAGCGGCCGGAGCGGCCCGAGCGACCAGAAAGGCTTGAGAGATTCGAGAGACTGGAGCGATTGGAGCGACCGGAAAGGCCTGAAAGACTCGAGAGACTGGAGCGACCGGAGAGGCCTGAGAGACTGGAGCGGTCCTATGAGAAGCCACAGCGAGAGGAAGTAAGAGAGAGGCGCATCCATCGGCGGGAGGAAGCAGCACCATATCCAAAGGGGAAGAAAG GGAGCAGAAAAGATGAAGAACTGGATCCCATGGACCCGAGTGCTTATTCAGATGCTCCACG GGGCACATGGTCCACAGGGCTACCAAAGAGAAATGAGGCCAAGACTGGCGCAGACACCACAGCTGCTGGTCCCCTGTTTCAGCAACGGCCATATCCAAGCCCTGGGGCCGTCCTCCGTGCCAATGCCGAAGCTTCGAGGGCCAAGCAGCAAGAGTGA